A genomic stretch from Bacteroidales bacterium includes:
- a CDS encoding DedA family protein, protein MEFLKSALDFLLQFDNHLFTMIDNYGNWVYVILFLIIFIETGIVLMPFLPGDSLLFVAGTFCAGVINSQGEAVGLSLSIILSSLIIAAILGDSLNYYFGKTIGLKMVSWKIGGRQLVKQKYIHQTQAFYEKHGPKTIIIARFVPIVRTFAPFVAGIGSMNYNRFIWFNILGGCLWVTSMVLAGYFFGNLPFIKNNLEYVVFAIIGISLLPMVIETIRATVKKESGTSN, encoded by the coding sequence ATGGAATTTTTAAAATCAGCTTTGGATTTTTTATTACAATTTGACAATCATCTGTTTACCATGATTGATAATTATGGCAATTGGGTTTATGTTATTCTGTTTCTCATAATATTTATTGAAACAGGAATCGTTTTGATGCCATTTCTGCCCGGCGATTCCCTTTTATTTGTGGCAGGAACTTTCTGCGCAGGAGTCATTAATTCCCAGGGAGAGGCAGTCGGGCTGAGCCTTTCGATAATACTTTCGAGCCTCATAATTGCAGCGATTCTGGGTGATAGTCTGAATTACTACTTTGGAAAAACTATCGGATTAAAAATGGTTTCCTGGAAAATAGGCGGCAGACAATTAGTCAAGCAGAAATATATTCACCAAACCCAGGCTTTTTATGAGAAGCATGGCCCCAAAACCATCATCATTGCCCGCTTTGTGCCAATTGTCAGAACTTTTGCACCTTTTGTTGCCGGTATAGGCTCCATGAATTACAACAGATTTATCTGGTTCAATATACTAGGAGGTTGTCTTTGGGTGACAAGCATGGTACTGGCTGGGTACTTCTTCGGGAACCTGCCCTTCATTAAAAATAACCTGGAATATGTGGTATTCGCAATCATTGGAATCTCTTTGCTACCAATGGTTATAGAAACAATTCGTGCCACAGTTAAAAAAGAATCTGGCACTTCAAACTAA
- a CDS encoding proline dehydrogenase family protein — MITFENTEIAFRYKTDAGMRRAYWLFRIIANPGLVRISKKMTYLALNLGLPVAWAIKPTLYKHFVGGESLDECKATVDLLARYKVSSILDYSVEGGSNASVMARTLAETLRSIENAAGNHQIPFAVFKPTAFASVEALTKAAMGKSGEINTSEAMLLFRESVEALCRKASELKIPIMIDAEDSWYQDLIDDLVTEMMEKYNKEEAIVFNTLQMYRTDRIEFLKESIRKAEEGKYVLGVKFVRGAYMEKERKRAEENGYPSPIQPDKKATDTAYDEALKISIEHIDNLVLFNGSHNEISNRYLTELMEQKGLEKNDRRIWFSQLYGMSDHISFNLADAGYNVAKYIPYGPVHNILPYLLRRAEENTSIAGQTGRELSLIQKEINRRKIK, encoded by the coding sequence ATGATCACTTTTGAAAATACTGAAATTGCTTTCAGGTATAAAACTGATGCAGGGATGCGCAGAGCTTACTGGTTATTCAGAATCATTGCTAATCCCGGACTGGTGCGCATCAGTAAAAAGATGACTTACCTGGCCCTGAATTTGGGACTTCCTGTGGCATGGGCCATCAAGCCTACTCTTTACAAGCACTTTGTTGGAGGAGAAAGCCTCGACGAATGCAAAGCAACTGTAGATCTTTTAGCCAGGTACAAGGTAAGTTCGATCCTGGATTATTCAGTAGAAGGTGGCAGCAATGCTTCAGTAATGGCACGGACCCTTGCAGAAACACTTCGATCCATCGAGAATGCTGCAGGGAACCACCAAATTCCCTTTGCTGTATTTAAACCCACAGCTTTTGCATCTGTTGAAGCCCTGACCAAAGCAGCGATGGGAAAGTCAGGTGAAATTAACACCTCAGAAGCAATGCTTCTTTTCAGGGAAAGTGTGGAAGCCTTATGCAGAAAGGCATCTGAGTTAAAAATCCCTATCATGATTGATGCAGAAGATTCCTGGTACCAGGACCTGATCGATGACCTGGTCACTGAGATGATGGAAAAGTATAACAAGGAAGAAGCGATTGTATTTAATACCTTACAGATGTATCGCACCGACAGGATTGAATTCCTTAAGGAATCCATCCGTAAAGCAGAGGAAGGCAAATACGTCCTCGGTGTGAAATTTGTCAGGGGTGCTTACATGGAAAAAGAGCGGAAAAGGGCAGAAGAAAATGGATACCCTTCCCCTATCCAGCCTGATAAGAAAGCCACTGACACAGCCTATGATGAAGCCTTGAAAATTTCTATTGAGCATATTGACAATCTCGTTCTTTTCAATGGTTCCCATAATGAAATCAGCAACCGTTACCTTACAGAGTTAATGGAGCAAAAAGGCCTGGAAAAAAATGACAGGCGAATTTGGTTCTCCCAGCTTTATGGTATGAGCGACCATATCAGTTTTAACCTGGCTGATGCCGGATATAATGTCGCAAAATATATCCCTTACGGGCCGGTGCATAATATATTACCCTACCTGCTCAGAAGGGCGGAAGAAAACACCTCAATTGCAGGTCAAACAGGAAGAGAACTCTCTCTCATTCAGAAAGAGATAAACCGCAGGAAAATCAAGTAA
- a CDS encoding alpha-N-acetylglucosaminidase C-terminal domain-containing protein, whose product MNRLILSLVTFLFIFPGISFGQKNLPSSEEKELMAAKQVIMRLIGMKAESFKFEKIPDEKGLDVFEVIALDGKVLVKGSSTIAMTRGAYEYLRNACNIQYNWSTDKVTPPASFPDLTIPRTVSPYKHRLYYNVCAYGYTNPFWKWEQWQKELDWMALHGINMPIAMAGQEAVWHKVYSDMGMTDLEIRSHFTGPAFLPWQRMGNVNKHAGPLPSSYIDASKDLQKQVMIRMQQLGMDPVVPAFSGFVPAAYKRIYPDSKLLDVKGWCNFPDSNQAYILPPGSSDFINIGKRFIEEYNRTYGKVHYYLADLFNENEVPVTAANKSEELADFGKSVYDAINAGDPEGTWVMQGWLFYNNRTFWNNENVKSFLSKIPNDRMIIIDLANESFHGWEQIDSFYGKPWIYSIIHNYGGSSQWVGNLPLYATDAAKMLNSPAKGNISGFGISPEGVLNNEVVYELLTDVSWTSKPVDIKAWLKAYTEQRYGVYNENLLNAWMGLLESVYSIPTAHPLNKYQNRPSMSPGSNLDQSRAFDQAVAIFLQEAEAFKNNPGFKNDLIQLVVQFAGMKTDLLIDQALLLHKQGNTTQSQLLFGKVQELMLMMDGLMHNLPQQRLENWIEDARKWGTTPAERDFYEANAKRQLTMWGNKSTPVLYEYASKVWSGLIREYYMNRWMNYADALKNGKQPAFDNWEEDWINTPGLKSKAPVTGDVLTYARLLYNTAGEFTVKYLNQVSIKTRYKGNNQAEITLAPNHLSPDQAFTAVVAAAEKTKKPVVAPKGKTKVVQETKPQPVVEIFYTTNGSKPGPTSLSTQKPFTVELPAVIKAQAYYNDQPFGEVNYLSLPLSFGKTAVLNSAPSTKYPGNGGSSITDGIFGTTEFNTGNWLGFEGINLHATINLEKTTKIKSVTISYLENGNSWIFGPSALVVHVSNDGITYTPVYTKDFDTHYWSASAVLNTFTANFTETEAKFVKVNVYNQGICPDGSQCAGKKSWLFVDEIKVD is encoded by the coding sequence ATGAATAGATTAATCCTCTCATTAGTAACATTTTTGTTCATTTTTCCCGGTATTTCATTCGGGCAAAAGAACCTCCCTTCGTCAGAAGAAAAGGAATTAATGGCTGCCAAACAGGTCATCATGCGATTGATCGGCATGAAAGCTGAATCTTTTAAATTTGAAAAAATTCCGGATGAAAAAGGCCTGGATGTTTTTGAAGTCATTGCATTGGATGGTAAGGTTCTGGTAAAAGGATCAAGCACCATTGCTATGACCAGGGGAGCCTATGAATACCTGAGGAATGCCTGTAATATTCAATATAACTGGAGCACAGATAAAGTAACGCCACCTGCTTCTTTCCCCGACTTAACAATTCCAAGGACAGTATCCCCTTATAAACACAGGCTCTATTATAATGTATGTGCCTATGGCTATACCAATCCATTCTGGAAATGGGAGCAATGGCAAAAAGAGTTGGACTGGATGGCATTGCATGGAATCAATATGCCAATTGCAATGGCCGGGCAAGAGGCAGTCTGGCATAAAGTGTATTCCGATATGGGTATGACCGACCTTGAGATTCGTTCCCATTTTACCGGCCCGGCATTCTTACCCTGGCAACGTATGGGAAATGTGAACAAGCATGCCGGCCCTTTGCCATCGTCCTATATCGATGCTTCAAAAGACCTTCAGAAGCAGGTGATGATCCGTATGCAGCAATTAGGTATGGATCCTGTTGTACCTGCATTCTCAGGATTTGTTCCTGCAGCTTATAAAAGAATTTATCCCGACAGTAAACTATTGGATGTGAAGGGATGGTGCAATTTCCCGGATTCGAACCAGGCCTATATCCTTCCTCCGGGATCATCCGATTTCATCAATATCGGGAAACGGTTTATTGAAGAGTATAACCGCACTTATGGTAAAGTACATTACTACCTTGCTGACCTTTTCAATGAGAATGAAGTACCGGTTACTGCTGCCAATAAATCAGAAGAACTTGCTGACTTTGGCAAATCGGTTTATGATGCAATTAATGCCGGCGACCCGGAAGGAACCTGGGTGATGCAGGGATGGCTTTTCTATAATAACCGGACATTCTGGAACAATGAAAATGTAAAATCCTTCCTGAGTAAAATACCTAATGATCGAATGATTATTATTGACCTGGCAAATGAATCCTTTCATGGTTGGGAACAGATTGACTCCTTTTATGGAAAACCCTGGATTTATAGCATAATCCATAATTATGGCGGAAGTTCACAATGGGTTGGTAACTTACCCCTTTATGCTACCGATGCAGCCAAAATGCTTAATAGTCCTGCAAAAGGAAATATTTCCGGATTCGGTATTTCACCTGAAGGCGTGTTGAATAATGAAGTAGTTTATGAGTTGCTTACCGATGTTTCATGGACTTCAAAACCTGTTGATATCAAAGCATGGCTTAAAGCTTACACAGAACAGAGGTACGGAGTCTATAACGAAAATCTTCTTAATGCCTGGATGGGCTTACTTGAGTCAGTTTACAGCATCCCGACTGCACATCCTTTGAACAAGTATCAGAACAGGCCAAGCATGAGTCCAGGCTCTAATCTGGATCAATCCAGGGCCTTCGACCAGGCTGTTGCAATTTTCCTCCAGGAAGCGGAAGCTTTCAAGAATAATCCGGGATTTAAGAATGACCTTATCCAATTGGTTGTTCAGTTTGCCGGAATGAAGACCGACCTCCTCATTGACCAGGCATTACTATTGCATAAACAGGGAAATACCACACAAAGCCAGCTGCTTTTCGGGAAAGTCCAGGAGTTAATGCTGATGATGGATGGTTTGATGCATAACCTGCCTCAGCAAAGACTGGAAAACTGGATTGAAGATGCCAGGAAGTGGGGCACTACACCTGCTGAGCGCGATTTTTACGAAGCCAATGCCAAACGTCAGTTAACGATGTGGGGGAATAAGTCAACACCTGTGCTCTATGAATATGCATCAAAAGTATGGAGCGGCCTTATCAGGGAATACTATATGAATCGCTGGATGAATTATGCAGATGCACTGAAAAACGGGAAACAACCTGCTTTTGATAACTGGGAGGAAGACTGGATCAATACACCCGGCCTGAAGTCAAAAGCTCCTGTTACTGGTGATGTACTCACTTATGCAAGGCTTCTTTATAACACTGCCGGTGAATTTACAGTAAAATACCTCAACCAGGTAAGTATTAAAACGCGGTACAAAGGCAATAACCAGGCTGAAATTACCCTGGCGCCTAACCATTTAAGCCCTGATCAGGCATTTACTGCAGTTGTGGCAGCAGCTGAAAAAACAAAGAAACCGGTTGTAGCCCCAAAGGGAAAAACAAAGGTTGTTCAGGAGACTAAACCTCAGCCTGTTGTGGAGATTTTCTATACAACGAATGGTTCAAAACCGGGACCCACTTCCTTATCTACCCAAAAACCATTTACTGTTGAACTTCCTGCTGTTATCAAGGCACAGGCATATTATAACGATCAACCATTCGGTGAAGTCAACTATTTAAGTCTTCCTCTTTCATTTGGAAAAACGGCTGTGTTGAATTCCGCTCCATCAACGAAGTATCCAGGAAATGGCGGTAGCAGTATTACCGATGGCATTTTTGGAACCACTGAATTCAATACTGGCAATTGGCTCGGTTTCGAAGGGATCAATCTGCATGCGACTATAAACCTTGAAAAGACCACAAAAATCAAGAGTGTAACCATCAGTTACCTTGAAAACGGAAATTCATGGATATTTGGTCCTTCTGCACTGGTAGTGCATGTTTCCAATGATGGGATAACCTATACACCTGTTTATACCAAGGATTTTGATACCCATTACTGGAGTGCTTCTGCTGTTTTGAATACATTCACTGCCAATTTTACTGAAACAGAAGCAAAATTTGTAAAAGTGAATGTATATAACCAGGGCATTTGTCCTGACGGTTCACAATGCGCCGGTAAGAAGAGCTGGTTATTTGTCGATGAAATTAAGGTAGATTAA
- a CDS encoding carbohydrate-binding family 9-like protein: MKFRLILLAVLLSGGILSAQEPPIPIVPRQYICYQTPVAVKIDGLINEPEWEKAAWTEWFEDIEGSLKPKPAYKTRAKMMWDDQYLYIAAYLEEPHVWATLKERESVIFYDPDFEVFIDPDGDTHHYIEYEMNAFNTQWDLLLLKPYRDDIINNVAIDHWNFNGVRSAVHVDGTINDASDTDKGWSLEIAFPLDALAELSATGKAPVTGEQYRIGFSRVEWAIDIINGKYSKKTHLVNGIQKPLPEDNWVWSPQGVIAMHQPETWAYLQFSEKAVGIGSDLFVENPDNAVKWALRLLYYREKEWKSKHGTYTTELKSLGLDDYMIDGRKFIPSIQLTSTLYEATFQSDDQKRLWHITQDGRIWFTSRP, translated from the coding sequence ATGAAATTCCGGTTGATTCTTTTAGCTGTCCTTTTATCTGGTGGAATCCTTTCCGCCCAGGAACCTCCGATTCCCATTGTACCCCGACAATACATATGCTATCAAACACCGGTTGCAGTAAAAATTGATGGTCTCATTAATGAACCGGAATGGGAGAAGGCTGCATGGACAGAGTGGTTTGAAGATATAGAAGGAAGTCTGAAACCAAAGCCTGCTTATAAAACACGGGCCAAAATGATGTGGGATGATCAATACCTGTATATAGCTGCCTACCTTGAAGAACCACATGTGTGGGCTACCTTGAAAGAAAGGGAGTCCGTGATTTTCTATGACCCTGACTTCGAGGTGTTTATCGATCCTGATGGAGATACACACCATTATATTGAATATGAAATGAATGCATTCAACACTCAGTGGGACCTGCTATTGTTAAAACCTTACCGGGATGATATTATTAATAATGTGGCGATCGATCATTGGAATTTCAATGGCGTTCGCTCAGCTGTGCATGTGGATGGCACCATTAATGATGCGTCCGATACCGACAAGGGGTGGAGCCTTGAGATAGCCTTCCCGCTGGATGCATTGGCGGAATTGAGTGCAACAGGAAAAGCGCCTGTAACGGGTGAGCAATACCGTATAGGTTTTTCACGAGTTGAGTGGGCGATAGATATTATTAATGGGAAATACAGTAAGAAAACTCACCTGGTAAATGGTATTCAGAAACCATTGCCGGAAGATAACTGGGTATGGTCACCACAGGGTGTGATCGCAATGCATCAGCCTGAAACATGGGCTTACCTGCAGTTTTCAGAAAAAGCTGTGGGTATTGGATCAGATCTTTTTGTTGAAAATCCTGACAATGCCGTTAAATGGGCGCTTCGACTACTCTATTACAGGGAAAAGGAGTGGAAGTCGAAACATGGTACCTATACTACCGAATTAAAAAGTCTTGGACTTGATGACTATATGATTGATGGCCGAAAATTTATCCCATCGATACAACTCACTTCCACATTGTATGAAGCCACTTTTCAATCAGACGATCAGAAAAGGCTATGGCATATTACGCAGGATGGACGGATATGGTTTACTTCCAGGCCTTAA
- a CDS encoding M50 family metallopeptidase has protein sequence MADNSKGTYFYVFLNSTILFIIANILETLLHEFGHYFTALAVGIPNVTIYHNYTLFDNSAVSELNRLLVSSAGPLVSLLIGIIFQWACKGRTKKDLVFMFQNYLSIFGYISFFGYLMVAPFISEGDTSLAFQILDFPLWLVISISVISMMFLYVIMFRLTRNFVLLSPYEALEINYARGRFMAILILYPLIVGVVATTMLNLPVAAALILVSPIVKPLVILFTYPQALKKNYRGVISNRDFDSINQFNYYPVIALFAVVIINRLLVLGF, from the coding sequence ATGGCAGATAATTCAAAAGGGACTTATTTTTATGTTTTTCTGAATTCTACAATACTTTTCATCATAGCGAATATCCTTGAAACCCTACTGCACGAATTTGGGCACTATTTTACAGCTTTAGCTGTTGGTATTCCTAATGTGACGATTTACCATAACTATACCCTCTTTGATAATTCTGCGGTTTCGGAGCTTAACCGATTATTGGTTAGTTCAGCCGGGCCATTGGTTAGCTTGCTGATTGGTATTATTTTCCAATGGGCTTGTAAAGGCAGAACCAAAAAGGACCTGGTTTTCATGTTCCAGAACTATCTTTCCATTTTTGGATACATCAGCTTTTTCGGCTACCTGATGGTGGCACCTTTTATTTCTGAAGGAGATACAAGCCTAGCCTTCCAGATCCTGGATTTCCCGTTATGGCTGGTAATAAGCATATCGGTAATTTCCATGATGTTCCTCTATGTAATCATGTTCCGCCTTACCAGGAATTTCGTTCTGCTCAGCCCCTATGAAGCACTGGAGATAAATTATGCGAGAGGCAGGTTTATGGCTATCTTGATCTTGTATCCGCTTATTGTTGGTGTTGTGGCCACAACCATGCTGAATCTCCCTGTTGCTGCAGCCTTAATCCTGGTATCGCCAATTGTGAAACCTTTGGTCATTCTATTTACCTACCCGCAGGCATTGAAGAAAAACTACCGGGGAGTGATTTCAAACCGTGATTTTGATAGTATCAACCAGTTTAATTACTACCCTGTGATTGCATTGTTTGCAGTAGTTATTATCAACCGATTGTTAGTATTAGGGTTTTAA
- a CDS encoding 3-dehydroquinate synthase translates to MNLKDFIFTGSDGWQKLAYIVDQYPLKGVFILVDENTRDHCLPVVFEKCPALKSSDIITVQSGEENKTIISAVNVWQELSNLGALRNSLLICLGGGMVSDLGGFVAATYKRGMDYILMPTSLLGMVDAAIGGKTGLNLDGLKNQVGLISAPKGVFLMTEFLQTLPERHFKSGFAEMVKHALISDRSHYNELLQCNLLKDADADKLIYHSAAVKIGVVESDPHEMGRRKVLNLGHTVGHALESYSLMHDAQPLIHGEAVAAGLVCEAFISMRMLGLSESDLQSISNFVTWNFPHYRLKPSACNDIIAIMLKDKKIDNPGKINFSLIQSIGKPLVDQYPGEKLIRESMHFYVNIEFGFFS, encoded by the coding sequence ATGAATCTTAAAGATTTCATATTCACAGGATCTGATGGTTGGCAGAAATTAGCCTATATCGTTGATCAGTATCCATTGAAAGGTGTTTTCATTTTAGTAGATGAAAATACCAGGGATCACTGCTTGCCGGTAGTTTTTGAAAAATGCCCCGCCTTAAAATCTTCTGATATCATTACTGTTCAGTCAGGCGAGGAGAACAAGACGATCATTTCTGCTGTTAACGTCTGGCAGGAACTCAGTAACCTTGGGGCTTTAAGAAATTCTTTGCTGATATGCCTTGGAGGTGGAATGGTATCCGATCTCGGAGGATTTGTGGCAGCAACCTATAAAAGAGGAATGGATTACATCCTTATGCCAACTTCTTTGTTAGGGATGGTGGATGCAGCTATTGGAGGTAAAACCGGGTTGAACCTCGATGGACTCAAAAATCAGGTAGGATTGATTTCAGCTCCCAAAGGAGTTTTTCTGATGACAGAATTCCTTCAGACATTACCTGAAAGGCATTTCAAATCAGGTTTTGCAGAAATGGTAAAACATGCATTGATCAGTGATCGCTCTCATTATAATGAATTGTTGCAGTGTAATCTTTTGAAAGATGCTGATGCTGATAAGTTAATCTACCATTCGGCAGCTGTGAAAATTGGGGTTGTAGAAAGTGACCCCCATGAGATGGGACGCAGGAAAGTATTGAATTTAGGGCATACTGTGGGCCATGCACTTGAATCATACTCCCTGATGCACGATGCCCAGCCACTGATTCATGGTGAAGCGGTTGCAGCCGGACTGGTTTGTGAAGCCTTTATATCAATGAGGATGCTTGGCCTATCTGAGTCTGATTTACAATCGATCTCAAATTTTGTTACCTGGAACTTTCCGCACTATCGTCTGAAACCTTCTGCATGCAATGATATTATTGCAATAATGCTGAAAGATAAAAAGATTGATAACCCCGGGAAAATTAATTTCTCCCTTATTCAATCCATCGGTAAACCTTTGGTTGACCAATATCCGGGAGAAAAACTGATCAGGGAAAGTATGCATTTCTATGTAAATATTGAATTCGGATTCTTCTCATAG
- a CDS encoding lipoate--protein ligase produces MLIIKRHQTDPYFNLAAEEYILKNYGEDSFMLWRNEPSIIVGKHQNTLAEINIEYVNDNKIKVVRRLSGGGAVFHDLGNINFTFIRHGEPGTLVDFRKFTQPILEVMQKLGIQARFEGRNDLTIDGRKFSGNAEHVFKDRVLHHGTLLFSSVMADLTGALKVDPSKFSDKAVKSVRSRVTNISEHLKEPMEIEAFMKLVTDHVHEMYPDARVMELSEDDHINIRKLVDQKYSGWDWNFGYSPAYDFRKNIKTSNGGHIEMNLQAENGMITAVRIFGDYFSRKETAELESALVGLPHTMDAIEQLANQIEIDEYFAHVTRDEFITLFF; encoded by the coding sequence ATGTTAATCATAAAACGACATCAGACTGATCCCTATTTTAACCTTGCTGCTGAAGAATATATCCTGAAGAATTATGGAGAAGACAGTTTTATGCTTTGGCGTAATGAACCCTCCATCATTGTGGGCAAGCACCAGAACACGCTGGCAGAAATCAATATTGAATATGTAAATGATAATAAGATTAAGGTTGTTCGAAGGCTCTCCGGTGGTGGTGCAGTATTCCATGACCTGGGAAATATTAATTTCACCTTTATCCGACATGGAGAACCCGGAACCCTGGTAGATTTCCGGAAGTTTACTCAACCCATCCTGGAAGTGATGCAGAAACTTGGAATCCAGGCCCGGTTTGAAGGCAGAAACGACCTGACAATTGATGGCCGTAAGTTTTCGGGGAATGCCGAGCATGTTTTCAAGGACAGGGTACTTCACCATGGCACCCTCCTATTCTCCTCGGTTATGGCTGATCTTACCGGGGCATTAAAGGTAGATCCTTCCAAATTCTCCGACAAGGCAGTAAAATCGGTGAGAAGCCGGGTAACCAATATTTCTGAACATCTAAAGGAACCAATGGAGATTGAAGCTTTCATGAAACTGGTCACAGATCATGTCCATGAGATGTATCCTGATGCAAGGGTCATGGAATTGAGTGAAGACGATCACATTAATATCAGGAAACTTGTGGATCAGAAATATTCAGGCTGGGATTGGAATTTTGGATATTCACCAGCTTATGATTTCCGAAAAAATATCAAAACTTCTAATGGCGGACATATTGAAATGAATCTTCAGGCTGAGAATGGGATGATAACCGCCGTAAGAATTTTCGGAGATTATTTCAGCCGTAAGGAAACTGCCGAACTGGAATCCGCCCTGGTGGGTCTCCCTCATACAATGGATGCCATCGAGCAGCTGGCAAACCAGATAGAAATCGATGAATATTTTGCCCATGTCACCCGTGATGAATTTATTACGCTCTTCTTCTGA
- a CDS encoding (Fe-S)-binding protein: protein MTVDIFIPCFIDQVYPETGFNMVKILEKLGVKVNYNTNQTCCGQMAFNSGFSDEAKAVGEKFIKDFPNNRYIVGPSASCAGFVRNYYDEMFYNSALHNEYHQLKKNFFEFTDFLVNVLKVEDVGATFEHLVTYHDSCAALREYKLGNEPRILLSKVKGLELVEMKDTHTCCGFGGTFAVKHEAISTAMAQQKVENALQTGAEYIISTDSSCLMHQQGYIDQNNLPLKTMHIIDLLAQGW from the coding sequence ATGACTGTTGATATATTTATCCCTTGTTTCATTGACCAGGTTTACCCTGAAACGGGTTTTAATATGGTGAAAATTCTTGAAAAGCTGGGTGTTAAAGTGAACTATAATACTAATCAGACCTGTTGCGGACAGATGGCTTTTAACAGTGGATTCTCGGATGAAGCAAAGGCAGTAGGGGAGAAGTTTATCAAAGATTTTCCGAATAACCGTTATATTGTGGGGCCTTCAGCCTCCTGTGCCGGATTTGTCAGGAATTATTATGATGAAATGTTCTATAATTCAGCACTTCATAATGAATACCACCAGCTGAAGAAGAACTTTTTTGAATTCACTGATTTCCTGGTAAATGTCCTTAAAGTTGAGGATGTTGGAGCTACTTTTGAACATCTTGTTACTTACCATGACTCTTGCGCCGCATTAAGGGAATATAAGCTGGGAAACGAACCCAGGATACTGTTGTCGAAAGTGAAAGGCCTTGAATTGGTTGAAATGAAGGATACTCATACCTGCTGCGGATTTGGTGGTACCTTTGCCGTAAAACATGAAGCGATTTCAACTGCAATGGCTCAGCAAAAAGTCGAAAACGCCCTTCAAACCGGTGCCGAATATATCATTAGTACTGATTCATCCTGCCTCATGCATCAGCAAGGTTACATTGATCAAAATAACCTTCCTCTGAAAACTATGCATATTATTGA